TGGTTTATTTTTTAAATCTGAAGATTCTAAAGCGGCTAAAGAATGGTATAAAAATCACTTAGGTTTTAATACAGATGATTGGGGCTGTACTTTTTGGTGGAAAGATAAAGATGGAAATAAATGCTCTACGCAATGGAGTCCGTTTGCAAAAGACACCGATTATTTTGAACCTTCAAAAAAAGACTTTATGTTTAACTATAGAGTTGAAAATTTGGTAGAATTATTAAAAGAACTCAAAAAAGAAGGAGTTACCATTGTTGGTGAAATGCAAGAATATGATTATGGTAAATTTGGTTGGATTTTAGACAATGAGGGAAATAAAATTGAACTTTGGGAACCAATAGACAAAGCTTTTGAGTAAAAAACAAAATACAAAAACCTTATAATCAGATAATTATGTTAGATGAAAATTTAAAAAACGAAGAATCTTCAAAATCTTTTAAAGACGAAGCAAAAGAAAAAGCTACTGAAATAAAAGAAGAAGCGAAAGAGGTATTAGAAAGTGCTAAAGAAAAGATAAATGAAACTTTTTCTGATGAAAATATTGAAAAGGTAAAAGAAAAAGCAGAAGAATACACTGAGGTTGCAAAGGTAAAAGCTGCTGAGTTTACAGAGGATGCTAAAGAAGCTTTCGAAGATATAAAAGAAAATGCTTCTGAATTAGCCAGTGAAGCAGCAGAACATTTAGCAGATTTTGCTGAAGATGCAAAAGAAGAAATTACAGAAATAAAGGAAAAGTCAAAAACCTTTTTTCAACGATTATTCGGAAAATAAAAATAGTAAAGAATGAAATTATTTTCGAACTATCCAACAGAAGTAATCATATTACTTTTTCTAATTATCACTTATGTGATCTCCGGATATGAAAAAATATCAGATTGGAAAGGAAATGTGAATTTTATAAAAGATCATTTTCAAAATTCACCTTTTAAAAACAAGGTTCCTTTTTTACTAGCAATTCTTTTAATCGTAGAAATAATTGCATCCATCTTAATGATTATTGGAGTTTATCAACTTTATACATCAGAAACAAAAGAAATTGCTTTATTGGGTATAGAGCTTTCTGCGGTCAGTATAATTTTTATGCTAATTGGTCAACGTCTCGCAAAAGATTATCCAGGAGCGATGTCTCTAGGTGTCTATTTTATAATTACACTTAGTGGTGTTTATTTGCTAAATAGTTAAAACTGATAAAACTCACAGACTCTATAAATATTATTTATTAAAAAATCTCTTAAAATAGACGTTTTAAGAGCTTTTTTAATTTTAGTAAATAACTTATATAGTTTAGGTGTTAAAATCAAACCAAATATATTTTAAAATCGTTTTTAATGCTTTTTAATCACATAAATTAAAGAAGAATACTCAGAAGAGGTTCTCGCTTTTAAATTTGAAGTAAATCCTCTATATAAAGCTTTAACAGGATTCATTTTACCCGTTTTATATTTTTCACTTAAAAGAGAAACATAGTAAGAATCAAATTTCATTGGTATTGTTTTTTCAACAATCATTTCTTCGGTAGAAAAAATTTTATGAATTGATGTTTGAGAAAAATGCCAAAGATGTCTTGGAACATCAAATGCTGCCCAAAACTCTTTATAATATTTTGCGTCGTAACTTTTATGATTAGGAACCGCAATAACTAATCTTCCATTATCAGAAAGCAGCTCTTTTAATTTTGAAATATAATCTGATAACATTTCTACATGTTCTAAAACATGCCAAAGTGTTATTACATCAAATTTTTGGTTTTCTATTTCAAGTAAATCTTCTTTTAAAACAACTCCTTTTTCTTTTGCAATGTTTCTAGCATCAGAACTAGGTTCTACTCCTAAAACATTCCAATTATTAGCAGCACAAATTTTTAAGAAATCTCCTGTTCCTGCTCCTACATCTAAAATGTTTTTCGATTCAGTATCAAAAGAATTAATTAAAGATAGTTTTCTTTTTAAAGTATAGTTTTTTACAGATTGATATACTTTATCTAGCATTGATTTTTTACTATCAGTATGCGAAATATAATCTTCACTTTTATAGTAATTTTCTAAATCAACAGGAACTGGTGAAGTGATCAACATATCATAATCTGGATTAAACATTACTTCATATGTTTCTCCAGAAACTGTATAATCTTTACAATTTAAAAAAGGTTCTAACCCTTTATGAAGTTCTCTTTTTCTCCCCATTTTATTCTTTCTTTATAAAATGTTCCACGAGGAACATCAGCATTTTTTTATTAATTTATCTTCCCATATAAACTAAAAGAACAGAAATGTCACTGGGAGAAACACCACTAATTCTACTAGCTTGAGATATTGAAGTTGGCTGTATTTTAGTCAACTTTTCTCTCGCTTCAAAAGAAAGAGATTTTACTTTTTGATAATTAAATTTAGAAGGAATCATAACGTTCTCTAACCTATTTAATTTATCAGCATTGTTCTTTTCTTTTTCGATGTAACCTGAATATTTTAAATGAATAACAGCTTGCTCAATCATTTCTTTATCGATAGCATTCTCCTTTAAAAACACATTTAATTTCTCTACGTTTTTAAAATCAGAAAATTCTAATTGTGGTCTTGCTGCTATTTTATAAAGTTTCATAGATTGATTAATCAATGCTAAATTCTTTGCTTCTAAAATAGGATTCATCTCCTCTTTCTTCACACTTGTTTCTTGCAAAAACTTAATTAATAAATCTGCTTTTTCTTGTTTCTGAATAACACGATCTAATCTTTCTTGAGAAGCCAAACCTAATTTAAACCCTAATGGAGTTAATCTTAAATCTGCATTATCTTGTCTTAAAAGCGTTCTGTATTCTGCACGAGATGTAAACATTCTATAAGGCTCTTCTGTACCTTTAGTTATTAAATCATCAATTAAAACACCAATATAAGCTTCGTTTCTTTTTAGCACAAAAGGTTCTTTTCCTTGTGTTTTTAAAGCAGCATTTACACCAGCCATTAATCCTTGGGCTGCAGCTTCTTCATAACCTGTTGTTCCATTAATTTGTCCGGCAAAAAACAAGTTCTCAATCTTCTTCGTTTCTAAAGAATGTTTTAATTGTGTTGGTGGAAAATAATCATACTCTATAGCATAACCATATCTTAAAAACTTTACGTTTTCGAAACCAGCAACAGAACGAATTGCTTTGTCCTGAACATCTTCTGGAAGTGATGTTGAAAATCCATTTACATACATTTCACAAGTAGTCCATCCTTCTGGTTCAATAAACATTTGATGTCTATCTTTAGTTGCAAAACGATCTATCTTATCTTCTATTGAAGGACAATATCTTGGACCTGTAGATTTAATTCTACCATTAAACATTGGCGATCTATCGAAACCTGTACGTAACAAATCATGCACATCTAAATTAGTATAAGTAAGCCAACAAGAACGTTGTTTTTGTAATGGCTTTGTAATTGGTAAATAAGAAAACTTTTCTGTGATTTCATCCCCAGGTTGTTCAATCATTTTAGAATAATCTAAAGATCTTCCATCAACTCTTGGTGGAGTTCCTGTTTTCATTCTTCCAGACTCAAAACCTTTAGCAACTAAGTCTTCTGTAATTCCAGTTGAAGCTCCTTCACCTGCTCTTCCTCCTCCAAAACTTTTATCACCAATATGGATTAATCCATTTAAAAATGTACCCGCAGTAATTACTACAGTCTTCGATTTTATCTCTAAACCTAAAGCTGTTTTTACACCAATAATTTTATCGCCATCAAACAATAAACCGTTTACAGAATCTTGATAAAAATCTACATTTTCTGTTTGCTCTAACATCGTTCTCCAACATTCAGCAAACTGCATTCTGTCAGATTGTGCTCTTGGACTCCACATTGCAGGTCCTTTAGATTTATTCAACATTTTAAATTGTATAGCAGTCTTGTCGGTAACAATTCCACTGTAACCACCTAAAGCATCAATCTCTCTTACAATTTGACCTTTTGCTATTCCACCCATTGCAGGGTTACAACTCATTTGTGCAATATTTTGCAAATTCATTGTAATCAATAAAGTGTGTGCACCCATATTTGCAGAAGACGCAGCAGCTTCACTTCCTGCGTGACCTCCACCTACTACAATTACATCGTATGTTGTTGAAAATAAACTCATTATATTATAGTTCCACGTGAAACCACGTGTGTATTTTACTGGTTATCAATTATTTAAATTCAGATAATGCTTTATTTTCTGCATTTCTCATCTTTATTTTTTCTTCTTCAGATTTATCTTTATAACCCATATAGTGCAAAACACCATGAATCATAACTCTATGTAATTCATCTAAAAAAGAAACCTCAAAATCCTTAGCATTGTCTTCGACTCTTTCAACAGAAATATAAATATCGCCACTTATTAATTTCCCTAAAGTGTTATCGAAACTAATAACATCTGTTAACGTATCATGTTGTAAAAACTCAACATTTAACTTATGAAGATATTCATCATCACAAAAAATATAGTTGATTTCACCAATACTAAAACCCTCTTCAGAGACAACAGTATCTATCCAATATTCTAAAAGGTTTTCACCCTGTAATTCAAATGATGTTTCGTAATTAAAAGTAACCATACCTACTCTTTCTTTTTATCAGAAAAATACTCTCTGACTTTATTTTTATAATTTTGCTGCAAAGGTAATGATTGTCGGTTTAATATCTCGGTTTGATTGTAAAACTGCTTTTTAAATTGAATCGCTTTAATATTTTTTTGATCAAACTGCTTTTTATTAGCATTAGATTTACGCTTTTTATCCTTTCCTTGTTCTAAAGCTGCCTTGTCTAATTTTAGTAATTCGTAGTTTAGATTTTGCATTTTTTGAAGTGTACCAGCATTAAAACCTTTTTCTAAGATTTCATTTTCTAAGTCTTCCATTTTCTTTAAAGCTTTTCTAGCTTCAGAGTTTACACCATTTCCTCCACTTTCAGACTGCTTAATTTGCTCTTGCAATTCTTGTCTTAATAAACTTTGTTGTTTATAAATCTCATAAATTTCTCCGTCTAAATCGTCATTAGGTTCTCCTTCTCCACTTCCGCCTTTCTTACCACTTTCACCAGGTTTATCTCCTTTACCTTTTTTACCTTTTCCTTTGTCTCCAGGTTTTTTTCCCTTTTCTCCTTTTTTACCGTCTTTTCCATCACCTTGTTTATCACCAGGCTTTTGACCAGGTTTCATTCCCTTCTTCATTTTCTCAGACAATTCACCTTGCTTTTTAATTAAATCTGGTAAACTAAACCCCTTTCCTTTACCTTTCTTCCCTTTCCCCATTTTCATGGACATAGAGTTTTTCATATTGTTTAAAATGTTGCTTAAATAATCTGCTAAACTATTAACAGAAGTCATAACATAACGTTGATTTGAAACTCCATTTGGAAAACGATTCTCAGAAAAATTATCTAAAGACAAATCTAAATTATAGTGCGTTGTAGATAAATCGTCTTTAATTTTTGCTGATATTTTAGGCAAACGCATAGACAAAACATACAAACTATCATCTATATGTTCAAAATAAGTTTTTAGCTGATTTTGCTTCTTCAAGTCTTTTCCAAAATCTGGATGAGACGTTGAAGTCTCATTAAACTTATTCATTAACGTTTCTTGCTTAAAAGAAAAAACAACCAAGTTATCTAAAATCTTACGCAGATCTTCCATGTTCTCTTCCATAGAATCACCTTCCATTTCCATCATGGCTTTTTGCATTTTAGCAGCCATTTCTTTCATCTTTTTAGATGATTTATTCTGACTCTTTTTTGCATCAGATTTATCTTCTTTAGAAAGATTCTCTTCAGATTTTTTTAACTCATCATCTACCTCTTCTTTTTCATCTTCCACATCAGGAAGCTCCATTGCTTCTTTTAATTTCTCGTTATCTTTATTTAATTCTTCTAATTCCTTTTTTATAGCTTCAAACTCTTTTTTTATTTCTTTTTGTGCGTCTAAATCTTTCTCTTTTTTATTAGCTAACTCTTCTTGCTTTTTAGAAAGTTCTTCAATTTTATTTGCAATTTGCATTGTTTTTTGTTCAACATAAAAACGTTTAGTCAATTCTAAAATCCGTTCTAAACTCCTTTCTTGTTGTTTATTTTGTTGCGCTAATTCTATTGCTTTTTTTACCAAATCTTCTTTGTTTAGTTTCTCAGCCATTTTCTGAATTTCATCTAACAACTTTTGTTGTTTATCCAGTTTTTTAAGTTCAGCTATTCTCTTTTTTAATTCTTCTTTTTTGTTTTGAAGATTCTCATTTTCATCTTTCTTTTCATCAAGATTTTCTTGCAACTTTTCTGTTTGTCGTTGCATCATTTTATTATATTGATTCTGGCGTTCTACAAACTTCTGAATCTTCTTTTTATCATTCCAATTAATCTTCTTCTTCCCTTGTAACTCTTTCTGGACTTTTTCTAAATCCTTATTTTGTTTTTGCTGTTTCTGAATAGAGTTTTCAATATTATTAATTGTATTTCTTTGCTCTTGCAATAATTCTTGATCAACCTCTTCTGCTGTTTTTTGTCGATAATTAAAAACTTTACTTTTTGCTTTTTTACTTCCGTTGACAGCATCGTTATCAAAAACCTGAAAATACAATTCATAATTAATTCCTTCTATCAAATTTAATCCTTCAGGAAATTGATAAAAGAATGTTTGAATGTTCTCTTTTGTAATTTCTAAATCAAACGTATTTTGATCTTGTGGATTTCCATCATCGTAATAAACAATCTGCAATTTTCGAATTCCATTATCATCAGAAATCTGACCAGCAAATTGAGCTGTTCCACGAGAAATACTATCAATATTAGATTGCACAGAAATTGTTGGAGATTCATCTTTTACAACATCCACAGAAAACTGTAAATTTTCAAAATCTTTTAATTTTTTGTTTGATGATGCAATTTGATAATTGAGTGCATTTTGAATTCTTTTTGAATATTTGAAATTATCATCAGAAACAGATTCAAAAAAATCTCTTTTTTTATTGTTGATAAAAGCCACTGAATCGGTTTGATTCGCAATTACGTTCCAAGTAATTCTAGTTCCTTCAGGAACAACAATATTTCCAGAATTTTTAATCGTTTCATTTCTCTTTCCTAAATATCTAGGATAATTAATATCTAAAGAAATATTATGAATTGTTGGTGTGTTAAT
The window above is part of the Polaribacter sp. SA4-12 genome. Proteins encoded here:
- a CDS encoding VOC family protein, which produces MKNRVTGIGGLFFKSEDSKAAKEWYKNHLGFNTDDWGCTFWWKDKDGNKCSTQWSPFAKDTDYFEPSKKDFMFNYRVENLVELLKELKKEGVTIVGEMQEYDYGKFGWILDNEGNKIELWEPIDKAFE
- a CDS encoding DoxX family membrane protein; translation: MKLFSNYPTEVIILLFLIITYVISGYEKISDWKGNVNFIKDHFQNSPFKNKVPFLLAILLIVEIIASILMIIGVYQLYTSETKEIALLGIELSAVSIIFMLIGQRLAKDYPGAMSLGVYFIITLSGVYLLNS
- a CDS encoding class I SAM-dependent methyltransferase — its product is MGRKRELHKGLEPFLNCKDYTVSGETYEVMFNPDYDMLITSPVPVDLENYYKSEDYISHTDSKKSMLDKVYQSVKNYTLKRKLSLINSFDTESKNILDVGAGTGDFLKICAANNWNVLGVEPSSDARNIAKEKGVVLKEDLLEIENQKFDVITLWHVLEHVEMLSDYISKLKELLSDNGRLVIAVPNHKSYDAKYYKEFWAAFDVPRHLWHFSQTSIHKIFSTEEMIVEKTIPMKFDSYYVSLLSEKYKTGKMNPVKALYRGFTSNLKARTSSEYSSLIYVIKKH
- the mnmG gene encoding tRNA uridine-5-carboxymethylaminomethyl(34) synthesis enzyme MnmG, which encodes MSLFSTTYDVIVVGGGHAGSEAAASSANMGAHTLLITMNLQNIAQMSCNPAMGGIAKGQIVREIDALGGYSGIVTDKTAIQFKMLNKSKGPAMWSPRAQSDRMQFAECWRTMLEQTENVDFYQDSVNGLLFDGDKIIGVKTALGLEIKSKTVVITAGTFLNGLIHIGDKSFGGGRAGEGASTGITEDLVAKGFESGRMKTGTPPRVDGRSLDYSKMIEQPGDEITEKFSYLPITKPLQKQRSCWLTYTNLDVHDLLRTGFDRSPMFNGRIKSTGPRYCPSIEDKIDRFATKDRHQMFIEPEGWTTCEMYVNGFSTSLPEDVQDKAIRSVAGFENVKFLRYGYAIEYDYFPPTQLKHSLETKKIENLFFAGQINGTTGYEEAAAQGLMAGVNAALKTQGKEPFVLKRNEAYIGVLIDDLITKGTEEPYRMFTSRAEYRTLLRQDNADLRLTPLGFKLGLASQERLDRVIQKQEKADLLIKFLQETSVKKEEMNPILEAKNLALINQSMKLYKIAARPQLEFSDFKNVEKLNVFLKENAIDKEMIEQAVIHLKYSGYIEKEKNNADKLNRLENVMIPSKFNYQKVKSLSFEAREKLTKIQPTSISQASRISGVSPSDISVLLVYMGR
- the ybeY gene encoding rRNA maturation RNase YbeY, which encodes MVTFNYETSFELQGENLLEYWIDTVVSEEGFSIGEINYIFCDDEYLHKLNVEFLQHDTLTDVISFDNTLGKLISGDIYISVERVEDNAKDFEVSFLDELHRVMIHGVLHYMGYKDKSEEEKIKMRNAENKALSEFK
- a CDS encoding DUF4175 family protein; protein product: MDGFKNIEQKLHQFTRKYYTSELIKGGILFLSLGFLYFFFTLFLEYFLWLKPTARTILFWLFLVVELFLLIRFIAIPIFKLIGLRKGITNEQSSKIIGSHFPEVQDKLLNVLQLKQNTNQSDLLLASIDQKAAELQPIPFLKAVDFNQNKKYLKYAIIPVLIWLTILFTGNNGAITQSLDRVVNHNTAYNPPAPFLFSIANSKLEVIQGKSIAILVNVAGKVLPSEAKIHFDNQEYYLQNNSNGTFSYTFSDVQKPIDFFIEANGIQSQDYLIEVINTPTIHNISLDINYPRYLGKRNETIKNSGNIVVPEGTRITWNVIANQTDSVAFINNKKRDFFESVSDDNFKYSKRIQNALNYQIASSNKKLKDFENLQFSVDVVKDESPTISVQSNIDSISRGTAQFAGQISDDNGIRKLQIVYYDDGNPQDQNTFDLEITKENIQTFFYQFPEGLNLIEGINYELYFQVFDNDAVNGSKKAKSKVFNYRQKTAEEVDQELLQEQRNTINNIENSIQKQQKQNKDLEKVQKELQGKKKINWNDKKKIQKFVERQNQYNKMMQRQTEKLQENLDEKKDENENLQNKKEELKKRIAELKKLDKQQKLLDEIQKMAEKLNKEDLVKKAIELAQQNKQQERSLERILELTKRFYVEQKTMQIANKIEELSKKQEELANKKEKDLDAQKEIKKEFEAIKKELEELNKDNEKLKEAMELPDVEDEKEEVDDELKKSEENLSKEDKSDAKKSQNKSSKKMKEMAAKMQKAMMEMEGDSMEENMEDLRKILDNLVVFSFKQETLMNKFNETSTSHPDFGKDLKKQNQLKTYFEHIDDSLYVLSMRLPKISAKIKDDLSTTHYNLDLSLDNFSENRFPNGVSNQRYVMTSVNSLADYLSNILNNMKNSMSMKMGKGKKGKGKGFSLPDLIKKQGELSEKMKKGMKPGQKPGDKQGDGKDGKKGEKGKKPGDKGKGKKGKGDKPGESGKKGGSGEGEPNDDLDGEIYEIYKQQSLLRQELQEQIKQSESGGNGVNSEARKALKKMEDLENEILEKGFNAGTLQKMQNLNYELLKLDKAALEQGKDKKRKSNANKKQFDQKNIKAIQFKKQFYNQTEILNRQSLPLQQNYKNKVREYFSDKKKE